The Methanohalophilus levihalophilus genome has a segment encoding these proteins:
- a CDS encoding LL-diaminopimelate aminotransferase: MYADRINALPPYLFATIDEAKANMIAKGVDVIDLGVGDPDMPTPSHIVDSMCEAVKDPATHRYPSYTGMMEFREAATQWCKDTKGVDLDPATEALTMIGSKEGVAHIPLAFVNPGDIALIPDPAYPVYKIGTQFAGGVPHIMPLLAENDFLPDLDAIPADVLAKSKLMFLNYPNNPTSATATSKFFEEVVDFARENNIVVVHDNAYSEMVYDDYKAPSFLAVDGAMDVGIELYSLSKTYNMTGWRIAFAVGNREMIRGFGKAKSNIDSGAFDAVQRAGITALSSSQQCVDDMNKIYQERRDALLKGLDALGIDMKPPKATFYMWAPVPEKYNSMDFSKLLLEEAGIVATPGVGFGDYGEGYIRFALTQSVERIEEAVERMEKLDV; encoded by the coding sequence ATGTACGCAGATAGGATCAATGCACTACCCCCATATTTGTTCGCAACGATAGATGAAGCCAAGGCCAACATGATTGCAAAAGGTGTTGATGTTATCGATCTGGGTGTAGGAGACCCGGATATGCCTACACCATCCCATATCGTGGATTCCATGTGTGAAGCTGTCAAAGATCCAGCTACGCACCGCTATCCTTCATACACAGGTATGATGGAATTCAGGGAAGCAGCAACCCAGTGGTGCAAGGACACTAAAGGTGTGGACCTTGATCCGGCAACTGAAGCTCTCACAATGATCGGCTCCAAGGAAGGAGTTGCACACATTCCTCTTGCTTTTGTAAATCCGGGAGATATTGCATTGATTCCTGATCCTGCATATCCGGTTTACAAAATCGGGACACAGTTTGCAGGCGGAGTTCCGCACATCATGCCTCTTCTCGCAGAGAATGACTTCCTTCCTGATCTGGATGCCATCCCAGCCGATGTCCTCGCAAAATCCAAATTAATGTTCCTCAATTATCCAAATAATCCAACATCAGCAACGGCAACCAGTAAATTCTTCGAAGAGGTTGTTGACTTTGCACGCGAGAACAATATTGTTGTTGTCCATGACAATGCATACTCTGAAATGGTTTATGATGACTACAAGGCTCCAAGCTTTTTAGCAGTTGACGGTGCAATGGATGTTGGTATTGAGCTCTATTCTCTTTCCAAGACCTACAATATGACCGGCTGGAGGATTGCCTTTGCAGTTGGTAACCGTGAAATGATAAGGGGTTTTGGGAAAGCTAAATCAAACATTGATTCAGGTGCATTCGACGCTGTCCAGAGGGCAGGAATTACCGCACTTAGCAGCTCCCAGCAGTGTGTTGATGACATGAACAAGATTTATCAGGAAAGGCGTGATGCATTGCTTAAAGGTCTGGATGCTCTTGGAATCGATATGAAACCTCCAAAGGCAACTTTCTACATGTGGGCACCTGTTCCTGAGAAATATAATTCGATGGACTTCTCAAAGCTGCTTCTGGAAGAGGCCGGCATTGTCGCAACACCGGGTGTCGGTTTTGGCGACTATGGTGAAGGATACATCAGGTTTGCGCTGACCCAGTCTGTTGAGCGCATCGAAGAAGCTGTGGAAAGAATGGAAAAACTCGACGTATAA
- the aroC gene encoding chorismate synthase codes for MAANTFGHSFRITTWGESHGKAIGVVVDGTPAGLEISAGEIQKDLDRRKPGQSAVTTPRSESDSVEILSGIFEGKTTGTPISLVVFNRDADSSAYEKIRNFPRPGHADFTYEEKYGFRDFRGGGRSSARETIGRVAAGAIAKKLLQKKGIEIISHVTELGSIKANVPDILAMKENIEKNPVRCADPKAAKEMLEMVKEERVKGDSVGGIVETVVFGVPAGLGEPVFDKLDADIAKAMMGIGAVKGVEIGVGFEAAHMKGSQMNDPFCIEDDKIVACTNHAGGILGGISSGMPIICRCAVKPTPSISLPQKTVDMEKMKEEEFTITGRHDPTIPPRMVPVAEAMMALVIVDHMIRSGHIHPDKITE; via the coding sequence ATGGCAGCAAACACTTTTGGCCACTCATTCCGAATAACTACATGGGGAGAATCACACGGCAAAGCTATAGGTGTCGTTGTGGACGGCACTCCTGCAGGTCTTGAAATCTCAGCAGGAGAAATCCAGAAAGATCTGGATCGCCGCAAACCCGGCCAGAGTGCAGTCACAACCCCACGATCAGAAAGTGACAGCGTGGAAATCCTTTCCGGTATCTTTGAGGGAAAAACAACCGGAACTCCTATTTCTTTAGTTGTTTTTAATCGGGATGCGGATTCCAGCGCCTATGAGAAAATACGTAATTTCCCCAGGCCCGGCCATGCTGATTTTACCTATGAGGAAAAATACGGTTTCCGGGATTTCCGCGGCGGAGGACGTTCATCCGCACGTGAAACAATTGGGAGAGTCGCTGCCGGAGCAATTGCAAAGAAACTGCTTCAGAAAAAAGGAATTGAAATAATCTCCCACGTTACGGAACTCGGTAGCATCAAAGCTAATGTCCCGGACATTCTGGCAATGAAAGAAAACATCGAAAAGAATCCTGTCCGCTGCGCAGATCCGAAAGCTGCAAAAGAAATGCTTGAGATGGTCAAGGAAGAAAGAGTCAAAGGCGACAGTGTTGGAGGAATTGTTGAAACTGTTGTATTCGGAGTTCCTGCAGGACTCGGTGAACCTGTTTTTGATAAACTCGATGCTGACATCGCAAAAGCCATGATGGGAATCGGGGCTGTCAAGGGTGTCGAGATTGGTGTCGGATTTGAAGCTGCCCACATGAAGGGAAGCCAGATGAACGATCCATTCTGTATTGAAGACGACAAAATTGTAGCCTGTACCAATCATGCAGGCGGAATACTCGGAGGCATTTCCAGTGGAATGCCGATTATCTGTCGCTGTGCTGTAAAACCAACACCATCAATTTCCCTGCCACAAAAAACCGTTGACATGGAAAAGATGAAGGAAGAAGAGTTTACCATAACCGGCAGGCATGACCCGACTATTCCTCCAAGAATGGTTCCGGTTGCTGAAGCTATGATGGCTCTTGTGATAGTTGATCATATGATCAGAAGCGGGCACATTCACCCGGACAAAATAACAGAATAA
- a CDS encoding cation diffusion facilitator family transporter encodes MERYAKIRRILILVLVLNLAVSFAKIVYGSITNTLSMQSDGYHSLFDGISNIVGIIGIQIASRPPDESHPYGHQKYETLASVFIAVLLVFVAFEIISQSVERFATMTTPEITTLSFVVMIVTIGINLAVTTYEKRKGEELKSEVLIADSMHTRSDIYVSLSVIAGLLAIKFGYPIVDPLIALIIAALIGKAAIDIIRSSTGVLCDEAPLDNDFICDIAKEVPGVLDCHKIRTRGTVGDYYIDLHIWVNPELHVSEAHRISHMVTDRLKEKIEGVDDVVVHIEPGKHK; translated from the coding sequence ATGGAAAGATATGCTAAAATCAGGAGAATACTAATACTCGTTTTAGTCCTGAACTTAGCCGTATCCTTCGCTAAAATCGTCTATGGATCAATAACCAATACCCTCAGTATGCAATCCGATGGTTATCATTCCCTTTTTGATGGCATTTCAAACATAGTTGGAATCATTGGGATACAAATTGCTTCAAGACCCCCTGACGAAAGCCATCCTTACGGCCATCAGAAATACGAAACTCTTGCTTCTGTATTTATTGCTGTACTTCTGGTATTCGTAGCGTTTGAAATCATCTCACAGTCTGTCGAAAGATTTGCCACAATGACTACCCCTGAAATAACGACATTGAGTTTTGTCGTAATGATTGTAACCATTGGCATCAATCTTGCAGTAACCACTTATGAAAAACGGAAGGGTGAAGAACTCAAAAGCGAAGTGCTGATTGCCGATTCCATGCATACCCGGAGCGACATATATGTTTCACTTTCAGTTATCGCAGGACTTCTGGCAATAAAGTTTGGATATCCAATTGTTGATCCATTAATAGCCTTAATTATTGCTGCACTAATAGGCAAAGCAGCTATCGATATTATTCGAAGCAGCACTGGAGTTCTTTGTGATGAAGCACCACTTGACAATGATTTCATCTGTGATATTGCAAAAGAAGTTCCCGGAGTATTGGATTGTCACAAAATAAGAACCCGGGGAACTGTTGGTGACTACTACATCGATCTCCATATCTGGGTTAATCCGGAATTGCATGTAAGTGAAGCCCACAGAATATCCCACATGGTAACTGACAGGCTTAAAGAAAAAATAGAAGGTGTGGATGATGTGGTGGTACACATAGAGCCCGGCAAACATAAGTAA
- a CDS encoding sensor histidine kinase gives MMIKNKLEKSQIILENNLENNADEIFADKRIFVQIIYHLLDNAIKFSPKGGMVTLNLESEDDAITVKISDNGIGIPKEKMTYLFSPFNQFEEFLTKRFSGIGMGLALTKYYVETHGGKIWVESEEGKGSSFYFSLPSQKSI, from the coding sequence ATGATGATTAAGAACAAACTAGAAAAATCTCAAATTATTCTTGAAAATAATCTTGAAAATAATGCCGATGAAATATTTGCGGATAAAAGAATCTTCGTTCAAATTATATATCATCTCTTAGATAACGCAATCAAATTTTCTCCAAAGGGTGGAATGGTTACCTTAAATCTGGAAAGTGAAGATGATGCAATAACAGTCAAAATTTCCGATAACGGAATTGGAATTCCAAAAGAAAAAATGACATATTTATTTTCACCTTTCAATCAATTTGAGGAGTTCTTAACAAAGCGATTTTCGGGAATTGGAATGGGACTTGCACTTACTAAATATTATGTTGAAACACATGGTGGAAAAATATGGGTTGAAAGTGAAGAAGGCAAAGGCAGTTCTTTTTATTTTTCACTTCCGTCTCAAAAATCTATATAA
- a CDS encoding GAF domain-containing protein, with the protein MKNPTETEKWDEKDFNAFQTISHIVGRTLHKEDYKRQLDSKYQIQKAINSIQSVFLKRADVDEYLETVLNVLGDLTGASRSYLFLFRDNGEIMDNTHEWCAEGVESQKEDLKDLPPDMFPWWMQKLANLETIHITDVDSLPKEASAEKEILQMQNIKSLIALPVHIENDLVGFVGLDDITKAVKWEKEDIYLLSLVSDYIGNALGRIQAENALLTAKLLEESALKVKSDFLNNISHELKTPLNAIIGFSDAMSSNENLTDNQINYLKRISDSGYSLLNIINTILEYSAINFGE; encoded by the coding sequence TTGAAAAATCCAACTGAAACAGAAAAGTGGGATGAAAAGGACTTTAATGCTTTTCAGACAATTTCTCACATAGTTGGAAGGACGCTCCATAAAGAAGACTATAAGCGTCAACTTGATTCAAAGTATCAGATACAAAAAGCAATTAACAGTATCCAGTCTGTTTTTCTGAAACGGGCCGATGTAGATGAATATCTTGAAACTGTTTTGAATGTACTCGGTGATTTAACAGGTGCAAGCCGGTCTTATCTTTTCTTATTTAGGGACAATGGCGAAATTATGGATAATACCCACGAATGGTGTGCCGAAGGAGTGGAATCCCAAAAAGAGGATCTAAAGGATTTACCACCCGATATGTTTCCATGGTGGATGCAAAAACTTGCAAATCTGGAAACAATTCATATTACGGATGTTGATTCGCTACCAAAAGAAGCTTCAGCTGAAAAAGAAATTTTACAGATGCAAAACATAAAATCACTAATTGCACTTCCTGTGCATATAGAAAATGATCTTGTCGGATTTGTGGGTCTTGATGACATTACAAAGGCTGTAAAGTGGGAGAAAGAAGACATATACCTTTTATCTTTAGTCTCGGATTATATTGGCAATGCATTGGGAAGAATTCAGGCAGAAAATGCTTTATTGACTGCAAAATTACTAGAGGAAAGTGCACTTAAAGTAAAATCCGATTTTCTAAACAATATAAGTCACGAACTCAAAACTCCCCTCAATGCAATAATAGGCTTTTCCGATGCTATGTCATCCAATGAAAATTTAACTGACAACCAAATCAATTATCTCAAAAGGATATCTGATAGTGGCTACTCGCTCCTGAATATTATTAATACCATTTTGGAGTATTCTGCTATTAACTTTGGTGAATAG
- a CDS encoding PAS domain-containing protein yields MVGVNILEKWSQENIISFIDTIDDLVFVLDENGSVLLTNNAAERKLGYSSEELVTMNVTDLHPESKVDRVIDTIEKMLEGTLSYCTLPLQTRDEMLIPVETRVSKGRWDGKEVIFGISRDIRLRMEMAAELEDTAERLQLVIDGTNVGLWDWNIKTGETKFNERWAEIIGYSLEELEPVSIHTWMEFTHPDDLNNSREMLESHFKGDIEFYDCDLRMKHKNGNWVWIHDRGKVVEWSSPGVPLRMTGTHEDITSRKELEMKKADHQDRLEHMVLERTNKLKRSNYELNLEIRKREQYEKRLLNNIRIKEATRIVSSICFDPEDIDEAIDNVLLTLGYLTGASQTYLFSFRDDNKIMDNTHEWCDEGIKSQKESLRGLPSHRFPWLMKKLTEDEIIYIENTDSLPEEAAVEKDILSI; encoded by the coding sequence ATGGTGGGTGTAAATATTCTTGAAAAATGGTCTCAAGAAAATATTATAAGCTTTATCGACACGATCGATGACTTGGTTTTTGTCCTTGATGAAAATGGCAGCGTGCTTCTAACGAATAATGCAGCTGAGAGGAAACTGGGTTATTCCAGTGAAGAATTGGTAACGATGAACGTAACTGATCTTCATCCCGAAAGCAAAGTAGATAGAGTCATTGATACTATTGAAAAAATGCTAGAGGGAACGCTATCCTATTGCACCTTGCCACTACAAACCAGAGACGAAATGTTGATACCTGTTGAAACTAGAGTTTCAAAAGGTAGGTGGGATGGAAAAGAAGTTATTTTTGGAATATCTAGGGATATTAGGCTTAGAATGGAAATGGCAGCTGAATTAGAAGATACAGCAGAAAGACTTCAACTTGTTATCGATGGAACAAACGTAGGATTGTGGGACTGGAACATAAAAACCGGAGAAACAAAATTTAACGAACGATGGGCTGAAATAATTGGCTATTCACTAGAAGAGCTAGAGCCAGTTAGCATTCATACATGGATGGAATTCACACATCCAGATGATCTTAATAATTCACGTGAAATGCTTGAATCCCACTTTAAAGGAGATATAGAATTCTATGATTGTGATCTTCGGATGAAACATAAAAACGGGAATTGGGTATGGATTCATGACCGAGGGAAAGTTGTTGAATGGAGTAGTCCTGGAGTACCTTTGCGTATGACCGGAACACATGAAGACATAACATCCAGAAAAGAATTGGAAATGAAAAAGGCCGACCATCAAGATAGATTGGAACATATGGTTCTTGAAAGAACGAATAAACTGAAAAGATCCAATTATGAGTTGAATCTTGAAATCAGGAAAAGAGAACAATATGAAAAGCGCCTTTTGAACAATATTAGAATAAAAGAAGCAACTAGAATTGTGAGCTCCATATGCTTCGACCCTGAAGATATTGATGAAGCAATTGACAATGTCCTTTTGACTCTTGGATACCTGACCGGTGCAAGTCAAACTTACTTATTCTCTTTCAGAGATGATAATAAAATTATGGATAACACCCATGAATGGTGTGATGAAGGAATTAAATCACAAAAGGAAAGCCTCCGGGGATTACCATCCCACCGCTTCCCATGGTTGATGAAAAAACTCACCGAAGATGAAATAATCTATATTGAAAATACTGACTCTCTCCCAGAAGAAGCTGCAGTTGAAAAAGATATACTGAGCATATAG
- a CDS encoding ATP-binding protein yields the protein MIKIAITGKGGVGKTTFSGVMSRLLARDGYDVLAIDADPDMNLASSLGIAEPPRPLTDYKELIEERAGEPGGMFKYNPKVDDVVDKFGVIGPDGVKMLVMGTVERGGSGCMCPASSFLRALLRHVVLKDSSAVIMDMEAGIEHLGRGTTKGIDLMIVVVEPGMRSIETAERIKRLAGEVGVKHLAAVINKGTSSDVKPKLVEMGIPVLGEIPFSPDLMTADFEGKAPLDADVENIGSFIAIKDSMLEMIKDFSENETE from the coding sequence ATGATCAAAATCGCAATTACAGGAAAAGGCGGTGTGGGCAAAACTACTTTTTCCGGAGTTATGTCCCGGCTGCTCGCAAGGGATGGCTATGATGTACTTGCTATAGATGCGGATCCGGATATGAATCTTGCATCCTCTCTGGGGATCGCAGAACCTCCCAGACCACTTACCGACTACAAGGAACTCATCGAAGAGCGGGCAGGGGAACCCGGCGGGATGTTCAAATACAACCCTAAAGTTGATGATGTTGTTGACAAATTCGGTGTTATAGGTCCGGATGGAGTAAAAATGCTTGTGATGGGAACCGTAGAGAGGGGAGGCAGTGGATGTATGTGTCCGGCATCATCTTTCCTGCGTGCCCTGCTTCGTCATGTGGTTCTCAAGGATAGCAGTGCCGTAATCATGGATATGGAAGCAGGAATTGAGCATCTCGGGCGTGGCACCACAAAAGGCATCGATTTAATGATTGTAGTGGTAGAACCCGGAATGCGTTCCATTGAAACGGCTGAGCGCATCAAGAGGCTTGCAGGTGAGGTTGGGGTAAAACACCTTGCTGCCGTTATCAATAAGGGGACATCTTCCGACGTTAAGCCAAAACTGGTAGAGATGGGAATTCCTGTGCTTGGCGAAATTCCGTTTTCACCTGATCTCATGACTGCTGACTTTGAAGGAAAAGCACCACTGGATGCAGACGTGGAAAATATTGGTTCATTTATTGCAATAAAGGATTCAATGTTGGAAATGATCAAGGATTTCAGTGAAAATGAAACTGAGTGA